The following coding sequences lie in one Apostichopus japonicus isolate 1M-3 chromosome 13, ASM3797524v1, whole genome shotgun sequence genomic window:
- the LOC139978874 gene encoding histamine N-methyltransferase-like, protein MDSNNRRLLDNHNHYARAFDVFCKYSSKHGILSKWAEEVFPKVVVEKLSKGLVEGGTKLRTLGIGSASGFMDCKLISCILRKFPDVCSTIVEPMLSYIDRFKENAAEESLLSVEWDWNQTMWQQYYDDLTLTDIPSTKFHFVSSIHSLYYIPNLEKTIKEFLACLEDGGILLLILSADYSDVRRFPKRCQLPDENFFNAKNAEDVKQILKTLSVPFETTRVESFVDITPCFDSNNKDGQMLFDFLMQEVHFHFNKSPIVIEDILKRLSEPDLTSTVDGKTMLRNDWEAIVIQKKQEI, encoded by the exons ATGGATTCGAATAACCGACGACTACTCGATAACCACAATCACTACGCGAGGGCCTTCGACGTTTTTTGCAAGTATTCTTCAAAACATGGAATCCTCTCGAAATGGGCAGAAGAGGTATTTCCCAAGGTCGTGGTGGAAAAATTAAGCAAAGGTCTCGTAGAAGGTGGAACAAAACTAAGAACTCTTGGTATTGGATCTGCGTCAG GGTTTATGGATTGTAAACTCATTTCATGCATATTGAGAAAGTTTCCTGACGTTTGCAGCACTATTGTTGAACCCATGCTATCGTACATTGATAGGTTCAAAGAGAATGCAGCGGAGGAGAGTTTGCTCTCAGTGGAATGGGACTGGAACCAAACGATGTGGCAACAGTATTACGATGATCTTACACTCACGGACATCCCAAGCACCAAGTTTCATTTTGTGTCCAGCATCCACTCGCTGTATTATATACCAAATCTGGAAAAGACCATCAAAGAGTTTCTGGCCTGCTTAGAGGATGGTGGTATTCTCCTTTTGATATTGTCTGCGG ACTATTCTGATGTCCGGCGGTTTCCGAAGCGGTGCCAGTTGCCCGATGAAAACTTTTTTAACGCGAAGAACGCCGAAGACGTCAAACAGATATTGAAGACACTCAGCGTTCCCTTCGAGACCACCAGGGTTGAATCGTTCGTTGATATTACGCCATGCTTCGATAGCAACAATAAAGACGGCCAAATGTTGTTTGATTTCCTCATGCAAGAGgtacattttcatttcaacaaATCTCCAATTGTAATTGAAGATATTCTAAAACGTCTGAGTGAACCAGATTTGACTTCGACAGTTGATGGAAAAACAATGCTAAGAAATGATTGGGAGGCGATCGTAAttcaaaagaaacaagaaatctGA
- the LOC139978872 gene encoding histamine N-methyltransferase A-like isoform X1: MMINQGQEIDQAAINTPGVLHLQWLRNMDSNNRRLIDNHNHYAKAFDVFCKYSSKHEILSKWAEEVFPKVVVEKLSKGLVEGGTKLRTLGIGSASGFMDCKLISCILRKFPDVCSTIVEPMLSYIDRFKENAAEESLLSVEWDWNQTTWQQYYDDLTLTDIPSTKFHFVSSIHSLYYIPNLEKTIKEFLACLEDGGILLLILTAEFSDVRGFLKRFQLLDANFFNQKNAEDIKQVLKTLSIPFETTRVESFVDVTPCFDSNNKDGQMLFDFIMQEVHFHFNKSPNVIEDILKRLSEPDLSLTVDGKTMLRNDWEAIVIQKKQEI, encoded by the exons GTTACGGAACATGGATTCGAATAACCGACGACTAATCGATAACCACAATCACTACGCGAAGGCCTTCGACGTTTTTTGCAAGTATTCTTCAAAACATGAAATCCTATCGAAATGGGCAGAAGAGGTATTTCCCAAGGTCGTGGTGGAAAAATTAAGCAAAGGTCTCGTAGAAGGTGGAACCAAACTAAGAACTCTTGGTATTGGATCTGCGTCAG GGTTTATGGATTGTAAACTCATTTCATGCATATTGAGAAAGTTTCCTGACGTTTGCAGCACTATTGTTGAACCCATGCTATCGTACATTGATAGGTTCAAAGAGAATGCAGCGGAGGAGAGTTTGCTCTCAGTGGAATGGGACTGGAACCAAACGACGTGGCAACAGTATTACGATGATCTTACACTCACGGATATCCCAAGCACCAAGTTTCATTTTGTGTCCAGCATCCACTCGCTGTATTATATTCCAAATCTGGAAAAGACCATCAAAGAGTTTCTGGCCTGCTTAGAGGATGGTGGTATTCTCCTTTTGATATTGACTGCGG AATTTTCTGATGTCCGGGGGTTTCTGAAGCGGTTCCAGTTGCTCGATGCAAACTTCTTTAACCAGAAGAACGCCGAAGACATCAAACAGGTATTGAAGACACTCAGCATTCCCTTTGAGACCACCAGGGTTGAATCGTTCGTTGATGTTACGCCATGCTTCGATAGCAACAATAAAGACGGCCAAATGTTGTTTGATTTCATCATGCAAGAGgtacattttcatttcaacaaATCTCCAAATGTAATTGAAGATATTCTAAAACGTCTGAGTGAACCAGATTTGTCTTTGACAGTGGATGGAAAAACAATGCTAAGAAATGATTGGGAGGCGATCGTAAttcaaaagaaacaagaaatctGA
- the LOC139978872 gene encoding histamine N-methyltransferase A-like isoform X3: MDSNNRRLIDNHNHYAKAFDVFCKYSSKHEILSKWAEEVFPKVVVEKLSKGLVEGGTKLRTLGIGSASGFMDCKLISCILRKFPDVCSTIVEPMLSYIDRFKENAAEESLLSVEWDWNQTTWQQYYDDLTLTDIPSTKFHFVSSIHSLYYIPNLEKTIKEFLACLEDGGILLLILTAEFSDVRGFLKRFQLLDANFFNQKNAEDIKQVLKTLSIPFETTRVESFVDVTPCFDSNNKDGQMLFDFIMQEVHFHFNKSPNVIEDILKRLSEPDLSLTVDGKTMLRNDWEAIVIQKKQEI, encoded by the exons ATGGATTCGAATAACCGACGACTAATCGATAACCACAATCACTACGCGAAGGCCTTCGACGTTTTTTGCAAGTATTCTTCAAAACATGAAATCCTATCGAAATGGGCAGAAGAGGTATTTCCCAAGGTCGTGGTGGAAAAATTAAGCAAAGGTCTCGTAGAAGGTGGAACCAAACTAAGAACTCTTGGTATTGGATCTGCGTCAG GGTTTATGGATTGTAAACTCATTTCATGCATATTGAGAAAGTTTCCTGACGTTTGCAGCACTATTGTTGAACCCATGCTATCGTACATTGATAGGTTCAAAGAGAATGCAGCGGAGGAGAGTTTGCTCTCAGTGGAATGGGACTGGAACCAAACGACGTGGCAACAGTATTACGATGATCTTACACTCACGGATATCCCAAGCACCAAGTTTCATTTTGTGTCCAGCATCCACTCGCTGTATTATATTCCAAATCTGGAAAAGACCATCAAAGAGTTTCTGGCCTGCTTAGAGGATGGTGGTATTCTCCTTTTGATATTGACTGCGG AATTTTCTGATGTCCGGGGGTTTCTGAAGCGGTTCCAGTTGCTCGATGCAAACTTCTTTAACCAGAAGAACGCCGAAGACATCAAACAGGTATTGAAGACACTCAGCATTCCCTTTGAGACCACCAGGGTTGAATCGTTCGTTGATGTTACGCCATGCTTCGATAGCAACAATAAAGACGGCCAAATGTTGTTTGATTTCATCATGCAAGAGgtacattttcatttcaacaaATCTCCAAATGTAATTGAAGATATTCTAAAACGTCTGAGTGAACCAGATTTGTCTTTGACAGTGGATGGAAAAACAATGCTAAGAAATGATTGGGAGGCGATCGTAAttcaaaagaaacaagaaatctGA
- the LOC139978869 gene encoding sterile alpha motif domain-containing protein 3-like, producing the protein MSQVEALKRYHVTYGSRKRVFLCSASDVEPEIKSQFGIKKFRLQVFDKDFDDWVDIDGDIEEEQMEDKAVKLNVIGERDEVACLSASSFTSSSSSDDTIILAGNERDVPCTSDVSDSFHEEEKFLPWPNKFELHQDDVRRDILVELLKGGPVSNRIKSAVIQATFDKMCLFTVYPTTDQYNTAAKAVIKSFPNLAIKLPFCEPYDALKNALKDKFRNERRHMTRDVVVKKRKTSTHATTDEGERKDGADWTLPEGETEETIKLHIKELQKESTKKKQDKNKIKSLMALTFGERRRLVLEEKPPIAEIRGKFPTLFCAEQIIEDFSAIISWDAVSEMFYKNLDDIAAKIITYNTNHSKGTLRFLVEYNNFIQQLTEKDKRDATWTAALWILPGFLKEDRNFLFINSDDDVSSDVEISTPVITYTGDPLDPSNITIIAENEKCSTAASFPEAVLILLATYYVFNIQYNGKVKGTLTFLQNVLLQCKDKGKLPQKIISLIAKLQA; encoded by the exons TGAAGCACTTAAACGGTACCATGTAACTTATGGATCCAGAAAAAGGGTTTTCTTatgtagtgcaagtgatgtagAACCAGAAATCAAATCTCAATTTGGGATAAAGAAATTTCGGCTTCAGGTCTTTGATAAAGACTTTGACGACTGGGTGGACATTGACGGTGATATAGAAGAAGAGCAGATGGAAGATAAAGCAGTTAAACTGAATGTGATTGGTGAAAGAGATGAAG TTGCATGCCTCAGTGCCAGTTCATTTACAAGCTCTTCAAGTTCAGATGACACCATTATATTGGCTGGAAATGAAAGAGATGTACCTTGTACCAGTGATGTTTCAGACAG TTTTCATGAAGAAGAAAAGTTCTTGCCATGGCCAAACAAGTTTGAGCTGCATCAAGATGATGTTAGGAGAGACATCTTGGTAGAACTATTAAAAGGGGGACCTGTCAGCAACAGAATTAAATCTGCTGTAATCCAAGCTACATTTgacaaaatgtgtttgtttactGT GTATCCTACTACAGATCAATACAATACAGCAGCTAAAGCAGTCATAAAGTCCTTTCCAAACTTGGcaatcaaattaccattctgtGAGCCTTAT gatgcattgaaaaatgcacTCAAAGATAAGTTCAGAAATGAGAGGAGACACATGACGAGGGATGTAGTTgtgaagaagaggaagacatCTACACATGCAACAACTGACGAGGGAGAACGAAAAGACGGAGCTGATTGGACTCTACCTGAGGGTGAAACAGAGGAGACTATCAAACTGCACATTAAGGAACTACAAAAGGaatcaacaaagaaaaaacaagacaagaacAAAATTAAGTCATTAATGGCACTGACATTTGGAGAGAGAAGGAGACTTGTACTTGAGGAGAAACCACCAATAGCAGAAATCAGAGGCAAATTTCCTACTCTATTTTGTGCAGAACAG ATCATAGAAGATTTTTCAGCCATCATCAGTTGGGATGCAGTGTCGGAGATGTTCTACAAAAATCTTGATGACATTGCAGCAAAGATCATCACCTACAACACAAATCACTCAAAGGGCACTCTTCGATTCCTTGTTGAATACAACAACTTTATTCAGCAATTGAcagaaaaagacaaaaggg ATGCTACATGGACCGCAGCTCTCTGGATACTACCTGGCTTCCTGAAAGAAGATCGCAACTTTCTGTTTataaacagtgatgatgat GTTAGCTCGGATGTTGAAATCAGCACACCGGTCATAACATACACTGGGGATCCGCTGGACCCATCAAACATAACAATCATTGCAGAAAACGAAAAATGCAGTACTGCAGCATCTTTCCCTGAGGCAGTTCTAATCCTGCTGGCAACATATTATGTtttcaacatacagtataacgGCAAAGTAAAAGGAACACTgacatttctgcaaaatgttctgctGCAATGCAAAGACAAGGGGAAATTGCCTCAAaagatcatttcattaattgcaAAACTTCAAGcatga